The following are from one region of the Candidatus Bathyarchaeia archaeon genome:
- a CDS encoding DUF2099 family protein: protein MNEEVRRFLAEIEGEMGGLPRDIHITRMCSSLVAISDGKVIRLTDPKLEHCPLAGSLYDFPRGLDRGLLKAEIAKAVERKISEFGLFTDLRSLYRSTIAIPFGASEMMMYDLKKGRAEAAVVVCDGAGTVIADDPYLVQGIGARMNGVFYTSPIKGVIKGIEERGGKVLFPDTAKIDQVAGVREALKRYGSIDVTVSGFGNDSLREIRELEAESGASITILVVCTTGMGEGRVEEAMAYADLIWGCASGKVREVIGRRAKLQMGIKIPVFALTERALDFVSSYSSKEFKEYVSKFEGPYIISGGCMAMPDAHECMRIKMGDFETYIARAKRLPIRSTDEPRPLL from the coding sequence ATGAACGAGGAAGTGAGGAGGTTTCTAGCTGAGATCGAGGGGGAAATGGGCGGCCTGCCGAGGGATATCCACATAACTAGGATGTGTTCATCCCTCGTGGCCATTTCCGATGGCAAGGTCATCAGATTGACCGATCCCAAATTGGAGCACTGCCCCCTCGCCGGCTCCCTATATGATTTCCCGAGGGGGCTCGATAGGGGATTGTTGAAAGCCGAAATAGCCAAGGCGGTCGAGCGAAAGATATCGGAGTTCGGCTTGTTCACGGATCTCAGATCCCTTTACAGGTCCACGATAGCCATACCCTTCGGCGCATCCGAGATGATGATGTACGATCTGAAGAAAGGGAGGGCCGAGGCCGCGGTCGTGGTATGCGATGGGGCCGGGACGGTGATCGCCGATGATCCGTACTTGGTCCAAGGCATCGGGGCAAGGATGAATGGGGTCTTCTATACCTCGCCCATAAAGGGGGTGATAAAAGGGATTGAGGAAAGGGGCGGGAAGGTCCTGTTCCCGGATACGGCCAAAATAGATCAGGTGGCGGGTGTGAGGGAGGCCCTCAAAAGGTATGGGAGCATCGATGTGACGGTTAGCGGTTTTGGGAATGATAGCTTAAGGGAGATAAGGGAGCTCGAGGCCGAGAGCGGGGCTTCCATCACCATATTGGTCGTTTGCACCACCGGAATGGGCGAGGGGCGAGTGGAGGAGGCGATGGCCTATGCGGATCTCATATGGGGCTGCGCCTCAGGTAAGGTGAGGGAGGTCATCGGGAGGCGGGCGAAGCTTCAGATGGGGATCAAGATCCCCGTCTTCGCCTTGACCGAGAGGGCCCTGGACTTCGTATCGAGCTATTCCTCGAAGGAGTTCAAAGAATACGTAAGCAAGTTCGAGGGGCCTTACATAATATCCGGAGGGTGCATGGCGATGCCCGATGCGCATGAATGCATGAGGATAAAGATGGGGGATTTCGAAACCTATATAGCGCGCGCTAAAAGACTTCCGATCAGGAGTACGGATGAGCCAAGGCCGTTGCTCTAG
- a CDS encoding ArgE/DapE family deacylase: MSRVRSNRRDIIELARELIRTPSENPPGDQTRVAALVRDFLKDHGVSVETYEREKGRINVIGRIGRGSGRILLMNGHMDTVPVGDVSRWSFDPFEGKLVDGILYGRGAADMKGGLAAMLYAQAILVEFEGELNGSMVTMAVPDEETGGKFGTEYLLKEVGIRGSACIVAEPSLLKFCRIGEKGWCLIRIAAKGRPAHGSLPMLGKNAILMMCEAIRASSQIASIKAKAPEELAEVVEFSKEVIREVTGKDECGDALDHFTINYGTIRGGTKANVVADSCVMEVDVRIPLGSTADFAFETLSKLVKAKVPEAELERISYSDPTYTKPDEESITTLRRNAFAILGFEPRLFVQQSATDARFFRREGIPAYSFGPGDFIRQSHAIDERVEADDIVKAAEVYALTAFDYLS; encoded by the coding sequence TTGAGCAGGGTAAGATCGAACCGAAGGGACATAATAGAACTTGCAAGGGAGCTCATTAGGACGCCGAGCGAAAATCCCCCAGGGGATCAAACGAGGGTGGCTGCACTCGTGAGGGATTTTTTGAAGGATCATGGCGTGAGCGTCGAGACATATGAGCGGGAGAAGGGGAGGATAAACGTCATCGGGAGGATAGGGAGGGGATCGGGAAGGATCTTGTTGATGAATGGTCATATGGACACGGTTCCAGTTGGGGACGTGAGCCGCTGGAGCTTCGATCCATTCGAGGGCAAGTTGGTCGACGGAATCCTATACGGCAGGGGCGCAGCGGATATGAAGGGGGGCTTGGCCGCCATGCTTTATGCCCAAGCCATCCTAGTCGAATTCGAAGGTGAGTTGAATGGCTCCATGGTTACGATGGCCGTGCCCGATGAGGAGACGGGGGGTAAATTCGGCACGGAGTATTTATTGAAAGAAGTCGGGATCCGGGGAAGCGCTTGCATAGTGGCGGAGCCAAGCCTTCTGAAGTTTTGTAGGATAGGGGAGAAGGGCTGGTGCCTCATTAGGATCGCGGCGAAGGGAAGGCCGGCCCATGGAAGTTTGCCGATGCTTGGCAAGAACGCGATCCTCATGATGTGCGAAGCCATTAGGGCGTCTTCCCAAATAGCCTCCATTAAAGCCAAAGCTCCGGAGGAGTTGGCCGAAGTGGTTGAGTTCTCCAAAGAGGTTATAAGAGAGGTTACCGGAAAAGATGAATGCGGGGATGCGCTCGATCATTTCACGATCAATTACGGGACCATAAGGGGCGGGACGAAGGCGAACGTGGTCGCCGACTCATGCGTAATGGAGGTCGATGTAAGGATCCCCTTGGGCTCTACCGCGGATTTCGCCTTCGAAACCCTTTCGAAGCTCGTCAAGGCGAAGGTCCCGGAGGCCGAATTGGAGAGGATATCCTATTCCGACCCTACCTATACGAAGCCAGATGAAGAGTCGATCACCACGCTCCGCAGGAACGCGTTCGCGATCCTAGGCTTCGAGCCGAGGCTATTCGTTCAACAGAGCGCCACCGATGCCAGGTTCTTCAGGAGGGAGGGCATACCAGCCTACTCCTTCGGGCCGGGGGATTTCATAAGGCAATCCCATGCCATAGACGAAAGGGTCGAGGCCGACGATATCGTCAAGGCCGCCGAGGTATACGCTCTGACGGCCTTCGATTACCTTTCCTGA
- a CDS encoding threonine synthase — protein sequence MRSFFTHLKCPRCGGEVKGFEYACPKCGSGLEAQYDLEAVKDRLNKASLGLRRVWSMWRYAELLPPKPENVVSLGEGFTPLIRSEGVGEVLGLRNLMLKLDFSNPTGSFKDRGASVMISMAKELGFKEAVLDSSGNAASSISAYSARLGIECFVFVPDYASEGKLLQSSAYGAKVFKIRGTRGDVYKAADYVRKRFGWYYCGFQANPFAIEGPKTIAFEILEQLDWAVPDWILFPVGTGSGILGIYKGLWEMRALGLIDRFPALACVQPEGCCPIASALKTGSEEIKPIDKPETIAEGLMIGAPLNGQRVMNVVRNTGGAGEIVSDAEIFRAGAELASFEGLFVEPSAAASLAGARKLVEGGAIDPDDTIVCVLTGSGLKTKTPYGDLSKIPTLSPIEGELEAAIKSIGLGRF from the coding sequence ATGAGGAGCTTTTTCACGCATCTAAAATGCCCGAGATGCGGGGGCGAGGTAAAGGGCTTCGAATACGCATGTCCAAAATGCGGCTCTGGCCTAGAGGCCCAATACGACCTCGAAGCCGTTAAGGATCGATTGAACAAGGCCTCGCTGGGCCTTAGGAGGGTTTGGAGCATGTGGAGATACGCCGAGCTACTCCCACCCAAGCCGGAGAATGTAGTCAGCCTTGGTGAAGGGTTCACCCCCTTGATAAGATCCGAAGGGGTCGGGGAGGTCTTGGGATTGAGGAATTTAATGCTGAAATTGGATTTCTCAAACCCCACGGGCTCCTTCAAGGATCGCGGTGCTTCGGTCATGATCTCGATGGCCAAAGAGTTGGGTTTTAAAGAGGCCGTCTTAGATTCGTCCGGCAATGCAGCCTCATCGATATCGGCCTACTCGGCGAGGCTTGGCATCGAGTGCTTCGTCTTCGTTCCCGATTACGCGAGCGAGGGCAAGCTGCTACAATCGTCGGCCTATGGGGCCAAGGTTTTCAAGATAAGGGGGACGAGGGGCGACGTTTACAAGGCCGCCGATTACGTTAGGAAGAGGTTCGGCTGGTATTATTGTGGGTTCCAAGCGAACCCCTTCGCCATTGAGGGCCCGAAGACGATCGCGTTCGAAATCCTCGAGCAACTAGATTGGGCCGTTCCGGATTGGATCCTCTTCCCGGTGGGGACCGGCAGCGGCATCCTCGGCATATACAAGGGATTATGGGAGATGAGGGCCTTGGGGCTCATCGATCGGTTCCCAGCCTTGGCTTGCGTGCAACCGGAGGGCTGTTGCCCAATAGCGAGCGCCCTCAAGACTGGGTCCGAGGAGATAAAGCCTATCGATAAGCCGGAGACGATCGCGGAGGGCCTGATGATAGGCGCTCCCTTGAATGGCCAGAGAGTGATGAATGTCGTGAGGAATACGGGCGGCGCTGGGGAGATCGTCTCCGACGCGGAGATATTTAGGGCGGGGGCCGAGCTCGCGAGCTTCGAGGGCTTGTTCGTGGAACCATCGGCCGCGGCTTCATTGGCGGGCGCTAGGAAACTTGTCGAGGGGGGCGCGATCGACCCCGACGATACGATCGTTTGCGTGCTGACCGGCAGCGGCCTTAAGACCAAAACGCCTTATGGGGATTTATCCAAAATCCCGACGCTTTCTCCGATCGAAGGGGAGTTGGAGGCCGCCATTAAATCGATCGGGCTGGGAAGGTTTTAA
- a CDS encoding M20 family metallopeptidase: MIDRADVLRKLDERGLIELTRRLVRAPSVNPPGRYEEISGIMREEFEKLGLKVSIMEGEPGRPNVIGLLRGSEGNRTYMISGHMDVVPEGDPSAWKYPPFGGEIHDGKIWGRGAADMKCALAGEVYALRAVLDAGAELRGNLLLGATVDDEIAGPMGMKYVLEKGLRAAGFPRPDMVLIGEISDMDIVGSFKGRVWYRVKVRGRTAHGGAPQFGINAIEKAIALINEIKKMELRDHPLVGRDTINLGRMEGGTKVNIVPELCTFELDIRIGPPQSTQRVKEYVESAVRRMRAIDPELNVEELAVTEDRDPLEVPEGHELVEIIKREVREVTGRAPAFKGSLSSGDLYYCIKSGIPGIWLGAGRLEVAHAPNEYVEIDKLVSASKVYALSILDVCGQK; this comes from the coding sequence ATGATCGATAGAGCGGATGTATTGAGGAAGTTGGACGAGCGGGGCCTGATAGAGCTGACGAGGAGGCTCGTCAGGGCGCCGAGCGTGAATCCGCCCGGGAGGTATGAGGAGATATCTGGGATAATGCGCGAGGAATTCGAGAAGCTCGGCTTGAAGGTCTCGATCATGGAGGGCGAGCCCGGGAGGCCCAACGTGATTGGGCTGTTGAGGGGGTCGGAGGGCAATAGGACCTATATGATAAGCGGGCACATGGACGTGGTTCCCGAGGGAGATCCATCGGCTTGGAAGTATCCGCCTTTCGGCGGCGAGATCCACGATGGGAAGATATGGGGGAGGGGGGCCGCAGATATGAAATGCGCGCTCGCGGGCGAGGTATACGCCCTGAGGGCTGTTCTGGACGCTGGGGCCGAGTTGAGGGGGAACCTTTTGCTCGGCGCCACCGTCGATGATGAGATAGCCGGGCCGATGGGCATGAAGTACGTCCTCGAGAAGGGCCTAAGGGCCGCGGGCTTCCCAAGGCCGGATATGGTCCTAATCGGGGAGATCTCCGATATGGACATAGTCGGATCCTTCAAGGGGAGGGTCTGGTATAGGGTAAAAGTGCGCGGGAGGACCGCCCATGGGGGGGCCCCGCAATTCGGCATAAACGCCATCGAGAAGGCGATCGCGTTGATAAATGAGATAAAGAAGATGGAGTTGAGAGATCATCCCCTCGTCGGGAGGGATACGATTAACCTCGGGAGGATGGAGGGGGGGACGAAGGTGAACATTGTGCCGGAGCTTTGCACGTTCGAATTGGATATAAGGATTGGGCCTCCGCAATCTACCCAAAGGGTAAAGGAGTACGTGGAATCGGCCGTGAGGCGAATGAGGGCCATCGACCCGGAGTTGAACGTGGAGGAATTGGCCGTTACGGAGGATAGAGATCCGTTGGAGGTGCCGGAGGGGCATGAGCTCGTGGAGATAATAAAGCGCGAGGTTAGGGAGGTCACCGGCAGGGCGCCGGCCTTCAAGGGATCGCTCTCCTCCGGGGACTTATATTACTGCATAAAATCCGGGATACCCGGCATATGGCTTGGGGCCGGGAGGCTCGAGGTGGCGCATGCGCCAAACGAGTACGTTGAAATTGATAAGCTAGTGAGTGCCTCCAAGGTATACGCCTTGAGCATATTGGATGTTTGCGGGCAAAAATAA
- a CDS encoding sodium/solute symporter (Members of the Solute:Sodium Symporter (SSS), TC 2.A.21 as described in tcdb.org, catalyze solute:Na+ symport. Known solutes for members of the family include sugars, amino acids, nucleosides, inositols, vitamins, urea or anions, depending on the system.), with amino-acid sequence MPVEIKPYPVEFTATLIAYLVLCIALGMWAKRRTTSLSEFFVMGGTAGSIAMGLSYMATQYSMSTFMGVPGYVYAIGWAGLAISCVNAGLGLMIPGLLVGRRVLSLGRKLGFLTMTDYLGHRYHSNLIRGIVAILILIFIVPYMGAQCIGAGVIVNTFTGAPYWVGVLFMAGLVTIYSALGGVRGVVWTDILQAVMMMFTAVVLCAAAVSYAGGFEKINAWLLQNRPGAMSMPGEPWKTVTYPWYMSQVLLWTFFTIGQPQLFTRFLFLKNQRALARAMIWGGIGFFISSFFVYIAGLSAAPVFKLGTGELDWVNPLIASYALPPIVGSIMMSGLMAAGMSTIDSTLIVTTGAVSRDIYQQILRPKASDSSVLALSRVVAVVIGAVSFIFALMRPALIFTIILFVFGGMGVLVPAIVLGLYWKRATREGALASIIIGEIILIFLTSPPDFAKPTVASILMGGHPLLLSSIIALIVMIVVSYASKPTPKEILDQYFPS; translated from the coding sequence ATGCCTGTGGAAATAAAGCCATACCCGGTTGAGTTCACCGCCACCTTAATCGCCTATTTGGTCCTATGCATCGCGTTGGGGATGTGGGCAAAAAGGCGCACGACTTCGCTGAGCGAGTTCTTCGTGATGGGCGGCACCGCCGGCTCCATAGCCATGGGGTTGTCCTATATGGCGACGCAATATTCGATGAGCACCTTCATGGGCGTGCCCGGATATGTATACGCTATAGGATGGGCCGGCTTGGCCATAAGCTGCGTCAACGCTGGGCTGGGCTTAATGATCCCTGGGCTATTGGTCGGCCGGAGGGTCCTCTCCTTGGGCAGGAAGCTCGGGTTCCTCACGATGACCGATTACTTGGGCCATAGGTATCATAGCAACCTGATCAGGGGCATAGTCGCTATATTGATACTGATATTCATAGTCCCATATATGGGCGCTCAATGCATCGGCGCTGGCGTGATAGTCAACACCTTCACGGGTGCCCCCTATTGGGTAGGCGTGCTCTTCATGGCCGGCTTGGTCACGATCTATTCCGCCCTTGGGGGGGTCAGGGGCGTCGTATGGACGGACATCCTCCAAGCAGTGATGATGATGTTCACCGCCGTAGTCCTTTGCGCGGCCGCGGTGAGCTATGCCGGGGGGTTCGAGAAGATCAACGCTTGGCTGCTCCAGAATAGGCCCGGGGCCATGTCAATGCCTGGCGAGCCTTGGAAGACCGTTACCTATCCTTGGTACATGTCACAGGTGCTCCTCTGGACCTTCTTCACGATCGGTCAGCCTCAGCTTTTCACAAGGTTCCTATTCCTCAAGAACCAGAGGGCATTGGCGAGGGCGATGATCTGGGGAGGCATCGGGTTCTTCATATCCTCTTTCTTCGTCTACATCGCTGGCCTATCCGCCGCCCCGGTCTTCAAATTAGGCACCGGGGAGCTCGATTGGGTCAACCCGCTGATCGCCTCCTACGCCCTGCCGCCAATAGTCGGTAGCATCATGATGTCCGGATTGATGGCGGCTGGTATGTCGACCATAGACTCCACCTTGATAGTGACGACCGGCGCGGTATCTAGGGACATATATCAGCAAATCCTGAGGCCCAAGGCCAGCGACAGCTCGGTGCTGGCTCTTTCGAGGGTCGTGGCTGTCGTTATAGGGGCCGTGAGCTTCATCTTCGCCCTCATGAGGCCCGCGCTGATCTTCACAATAATCCTCTTCGTGTTCGGCGGAATGGGGGTCCTTGTGCCGGCGATAGTCCTAGGCCTTTACTGGAAGAGGGCTACTAGGGAGGGCGCGTTAGCATCGATCATAATAGGCGAGATAATCTTGATCTTCTTGACTTCGCCCCCAGATTTTGCTAAGCCAACAGTTGCCTCGATACTGATGGGCGGCCATCCATTGCTGCTATCCTCGATAATCGCCCTGATCGTGATGATAGTGGTCAGCTACGCCAGCAAGCCCACCCCGAAGGAGATATTGGACCAATACTTCCCCTCTTGA
- a CDS encoding membrane dipeptidase — MKIKLAKQVGRVPYKRIELSEAEEERVEAIRAKALSVDMHSHPIVLPEDLKDLDAYFDGLRFEIGYEGLKAGGVDACCFAVGLGRMHRIPFAYDDVVAELGMLLADIHRHGDLAKLALRAEDIRSAKREGKTAFIPALESATCVWERLDRIDIFYGFGVRIMGLTYTIRNLFGDGQAERTDCGLSRFGLEAIGRMNELGILIDLSHAGPKTALEAIEASKDPVAITHAGARALQPTVRMKPDEEMKAVAERGGVIGIEAAPNTLRSGPHMSIEDLLNHVDYCVKLVGADHVGIGTDTLFGDHVGLHEVILERIGMKGLILGGTQGYVEGIESPAEWENIIRGLVKRGYSDSEIEKIIGGNFLRLFERVVG; from the coding sequence TTGAAGATCAAGCTCGCCAAACAGGTTGGCAGGGTCCCCTACAAGAGGATCGAATTAAGCGAGGCCGAGGAGGAACGGGTGGAGGCGATAAGGGCGAAGGCTCTCTCCGTGGATATGCATTCGCACCCGATAGTCCTCCCAGAGGACTTGAAGGACCTCGATGCCTATTTCGATGGGCTGAGGTTCGAGATAGGCTATGAGGGCCTCAAGGCCGGGGGCGTCGACGCATGCTGCTTCGCCGTAGGCTTGGGGAGGATGCATAGGATCCCCTTCGCCTATGACGACGTCGTGGCCGAGTTGGGCATGCTGCTGGCGGACATCCATCGCCATGGCGACTTGGCCAAATTGGCTTTAAGGGCCGAGGACATAAGGTCCGCCAAAAGGGAGGGGAAGACGGCCTTCATCCCGGCCCTCGAGAGCGCCACCTGCGTTTGGGAGAGACTCGATAGGATCGATATATTCTATGGCTTTGGCGTCAGGATAATGGGGCTCACCTATACGATCAGGAACCTCTTCGGCGATGGCCAAGCCGAGCGGACCGATTGCGGCTTGAGCCGATTCGGCCTCGAGGCGATAGGGCGCATGAACGAGCTGGGCATTTTGATAGACCTCTCCCACGCGGGTCCCAAGACGGCCCTAGAGGCCATAGAGGCATCGAAGGATCCTGTAGCGATAACCCACGCCGGGGCCCGCGCCCTTCAACCGACCGTGAGGATGAAGCCCGATGAGGAGATGAAGGCCGTGGCCGAAAGGGGCGGCGTGATCGGCATAGAGGCCGCCCCGAATACCTTAAGAAGCGGCCCTCATATGAGCATCGAGGACCTATTGAACCACGTTGATTATTGCGTCAAGCTGGTCGGCGCGGACCATGTGGGCATAGGCACGGATACCTTATTCGGCGATCACGTAGGCCTTCACGAGGTCATATTGGAGAGGATAGGGATGAAGGGCTTGATACTCGGCGGGACCCAGGGCTATGTAGAGGGCATCGAGAGCCCGGCCGAATGGGAGAACATCATAAGGGGGCTCGTCAAGAGGGGATATTCGGATTCGGAGATAGAGAAGATCATAGGCGGGAACTTCCTGAGGCTCTTCGAAAGGGTCGTTGGATAG
- a CDS encoding helix-turn-helix domain-containing protein, with translation MGLKPPCESVVQEIMPVIRSLVAKELVKNYKMTEVEVARRMGITQAAVSQYIYGKRGRKKRLPISLSDLKDMAKDYAEMVAKGEAGKPSADWFCQYCLKKIMKKRA, from the coding sequence ATGGGATTGAAACCGCCCTGCGAATCGGTTGTTCAGGAGATAATGCCCGTCATAAGATCCCTAGTCGCCAAGGAACTGGTCAAGAACTATAAGATGACCGAGGTCGAGGTCGCGAGAAGGATGGGCATAACCCAAGCGGCTGTGAGCCAATACATATACGGGAAAAGGGGCAGGAAGAAGAGACTTCCCATCAGCCTATCGGACCTGAAGGACATGGCGAAGGATTACGCCGAGATGGTCGCGAAGGGGGAGGCGGGGAAGCCTAGCGCCGATTGGTTCTGCCAATATTGCTTGAAGAAGATAATGAAGAAGAGGGCTTGA
- a CDS encoding class I SAM-dependent methyltransferase, which produces MEDARASGERRGKWEEKESIAERYDRLSSSYDELYGEEQRRKYDLALWTMRGASGLALDLGCGTGTLFSRLIGSFEIVGVDISKGMLNAARRRGLKAHLIRADAEYLPLKDRIFDAIFCFTVFSGPADLRASIPELARVLKPFATLVLSAPKEGFEPMELVEALEPLGECELIDPGIGDYVCICRLSGRRGGTSPAPPPRGGQISDQ; this is translated from the coding sequence ATGGAGGATGCCCGAGCCAGCGGGGAACGGCGTGGGAAGTGGGAGGAGAAGGAGAGCATCGCCGAAAGGTACGATCGCCTCTCGAGTAGCTATGATGAGCTATATGGAGAGGAGCAGAGGAGGAAATACGACTTGGCGCTTTGGACCATGAGGGGGGCCAGCGGCCTTGCGCTAGATCTCGGGTGCGGCACAGGGACCCTCTTCAGCAGATTGATCGGCTCCTTCGAGATAGTGGGCGTGGACATATCGAAGGGAATGTTGAATGCGGCGAGGAGGAGGGGCCTCAAGGCCCATTTGATAAGGGCCGATGCCGAATATTTGCCACTTAAGGATCGCATCTTCGATGCCATCTTCTGCTTCACCGTATTCTCCGGGCCGGCCGATCTGAGGGCATCGATCCCGGAGCTGGCAAGGGTCCTCAAGCCCTTCGCAACCCTCGTCCTCAGCGCCCCCAAGGAGGGCTTCGAGCCGATGGAGCTCGTCGAGGCCCTTGAGCCGCTGGGCGAATGCGAGCTGATCGATCCGGGGATTGGGGATTATGTTTGCATATGCAGGCTAAGCGGGCGGCGCGGGGGCACCTCCCCGGCGCCCCCTCCAAGAGGCGGTCAAATCAGCGATCAATGA
- a CDS encoding DUF367 family protein: protein MEANKRPSWRSPRLYVLRLGQDDPKKCTGGKLSRFGLVIELGRPSLVPSRAILLDPFSDRILTPKDRESLLSGGLVAVDCSWEKAGEVFSRRIPGIHRRLPLLMAANPAKFAKLGILSSAEALAAALFITGFKNMAREILGKFKWGDTFLDLNRDPLRYYSRAEDELRMRAEEIEIFGPRAVQEEVA from the coding sequence TTGGAGGCAAATAAGCGGCCAAGCTGGCGATCGCCAAGGCTTTACGTACTCCGCCTCGGACAGGACGATCCCAAGAAGTGCACGGGCGGAAAGCTTTCAAGGTTCGGGTTGGTCATCGAGCTGGGGAGGCCCTCCTTAGTGCCCAGCCGAGCGATTCTATTGGATCCGTTTTCGGATCGGATCCTGACGCCTAAGGATCGCGAATCGCTCTTGAGCGGCGGCTTGGTGGCCGTGGATTGCTCTTGGGAAAAGGCGGGGGAGGTTTTCTCGAGGAGGATCCCGGGGATCCATAGGCGCCTCCCCTTGTTGATGGCGGCCAACCCCGCGAAGTTCGCCAAGCTCGGGATCCTGAGCTCCGCCGAGGCCCTAGCTGCCGCCCTGTTCATAACCGGATTCAAAAACATGGCCCGGGAAATCCTTGGGAAATTTAAATGGGGGGACACCTTTCTTGACCTGAACCGGGACCCCCTCAGGTATTACTCGAGGGCCGAGGACGAGTTGAGAATGAGGGCTGAGGAGATTGAAATATTTGGGCCGCGCGCGGTCCAGGAGGAGGTTGCTTGA
- a CDS encoding NAD(P)H-hydrate dehydratase: MAEAAADALSSGEAMALDMNASFLGISTLQLMENAGRAVAQEIASRLAQGSKIVIFGGTGRNGGDGMVAARHLASEGFRVFFVLVGKESEIRDECALRNFRILKGLWRSVAVEEAWDSSAIAPVEADAIIDALLGTGAKGSLRQPILQAVRAINASKGLKLSIDVPTGIDSDTGEVLGEAVKADVTVTFHKAKAGLTKAGDYAGQVKVVGIGIPPEAESMAGPGDLALVVRKRPRESHKGDFGRLLVIGGSETYTGAPCLVALAALRCGADLVYIAAPEEAARSISSTSPNMITVKLDGNCLSKRNIGPIKPLLERATAVAIGPGLGTREETFEAVDEILSMLGALGKPSVIDADAVKAMGRSRRPLRSPAVLTPHRGEFKVLTGLELPYDLGSLEEQIRLVKEAAKELNCTILLKGPIDIVSDGERVKLNSTGNPFMTVGGTGDVLTGMVGCFLAQGAGPMGAATAGAFLNGYLGDSLLKKGRAPLLPTDMIEEIPKALNELVPRAFDGATWIGGK, translated from the coding sequence ATGGCCGAAGCCGCGGCTGATGCGCTGAGCTCGGGCGAGGCCATGGCCTTGGACATGAACGCTTCGTTCTTGGGGATCTCGACCCTTCAGCTGATGGAGAACGCGGGGAGGGCCGTGGCTCAAGAGATTGCCTCCCGATTGGCCCAGGGCTCCAAGATCGTTATATTCGGAGGGACCGGCCGAAACGGCGGCGATGGCATGGTAGCGGCGAGGCACTTGGCCTCGGAGGGCTTCCGGGTCTTCTTCGTGCTCGTCGGGAAGGAATCCGAGATAAGGGATGAATGCGCGCTCAGGAATTTCAGGATATTGAAGGGGCTTTGGAGGAGCGTGGCCGTGGAGGAGGCGTGGGATTCCAGCGCCATAGCCCCGGTGGAGGCCGATGCCATCATTGACGCATTGCTGGGGACCGGGGCGAAGGGCTCCCTTAGGCAACCCATACTCCAAGCCGTGAGGGCCATAAACGCCTCGAAGGGGTTGAAGCTCTCCATCGATGTCCCGACAGGCATAGATTCCGATACTGGGGAAGTCCTAGGGGAGGCCGTTAAAGCGGACGTCACGGTAACATTCCATAAGGCCAAGGCTGGGCTGACGAAGGCCGGCGATTACGCGGGCCAAGTAAAGGTTGTGGGGATAGGCATACCGCCGGAGGCGGAATCAATGGCCGGCCCGGGGGATTTGGCGCTTGTGGTTAGGAAAAGGCCCAGGGAATCCCATAAGGGGGATTTCGGGCGATTGCTCGTAATCGGGGGGAGCGAGACTTATACGGGTGCCCCTTGCCTCGTCGCCCTAGCGGCCCTTAGATGCGGCGCGGATCTGGTTTACATAGCGGCCCCGGAGGAAGCCGCGAGATCAATCTCCTCCACGTCCCCCAACATGATAACTGTGAAGCTCGATGGGAATTGCCTATCCAAGAGGAACATCGGCCCGATAAAGCCGCTCTTGGAAAGGGCCACGGCGGTCGCCATAGGGCCGGGCCTCGGGACGCGCGAGGAGACCTTCGAGGCGGTCGATGAGATTCTCTCGATGCTCGGAGCCCTCGGGAAACCCTCGGTCATAGACGCCGATGCCGTGAAGGCGATGGGGAGATCTCGCAGGCCACTTCGATCCCCAGCCGTCCTGACACCCCATCGGGGGGAGTTCAAGGTTCTTACCGGCTTAGAGCTCCCATACGACCTTGGGAGTTTGGAGGAACAGATCCGATTGGTTAAGGAGGCGGCCAAGGAACTAAATTGCACAATACTCCTGAAGGGGCCGATCGATATAGTGAGTGATGGCGAAAGGGTGAAGTTAAATTCGACGGGGAATCCCTTCATGACAGTGGGCGGCACCGGGGACGTCCTCACAGGGATGGTGGGCTGCTTCCTCGCCCAAGGCGCCGGCCCGATGGGGGCGGCCACCGCAGGGGCATTCCTGAATGGATACTTGGGGGATTCGTTGCTAAAGAAGGGGAGGGCTCCGCTCCTGCCAACGGATATGATAGAGGAGATCCCAAAGGCCTTGAATGAGTTGGTGCCCCGCGCCTTCGATGGGGCGACTTGGATTGGAGGCAAATAA